A segment of the Ignavibacteriota bacterium genome:
CCAAATTATCCGATGCTGAAGCAGAAGCGCGAGAAACTCAAACGTGGATAGAATTTCTCGTCCGATGTCGTTACCTCGATACAAAAACAGCCCGCAAATTGTATGCATCGTACGACGAGGTCATTTCAATGCTCGTCTCGATGCGAAACAACCCGGAGAAGTGGCTCTTGCTTTAACTCCCGCTCTCCCGCTGTCCCGCTCTCCCGCTGTCCCGCTCTATCCTTTGATGACGCCGATAGGCCGGAAGCGCGCGACACGCAGCGTGATGCCCGCGTCGTGCATGACGGATACGACATCGGCGACATCCTTGTAGGCGTGCGGCATTTCCTCGGCGATGGTGCGCATGCCGGTGGCCTGAATTTCGACGCCACGCTCGCGTAATTCGCGCACCATGTCGCGGCCCTTGCTCGCGGCCATGGCCTTGTGGCGGCTCATGTGGC
Coding sequences within it:
- a CDS encoding four helix bundle protein, with protein sequence MAGADQIFEISTRLPTLERFALVDQIRRSSRSVCANLAEAWAKRQYRAAFIAKLSDAEAEARETQTWIEFLVRCRYLDTKTARKLYASYDEVISMLVSMRNNPEKWLLL